Proteins from a genomic interval of Helicobacter pylori Shi112:
- a CDS encoding DUF3519 domain-containing protein translates to MKLRERLKLTFLFKKQPLYKCMRVGLNDKWDNQKLENKWVISSYEIYNSEGEPPSLLMAQLQGVGLGTPKLTEPNLTTNALKNQESYKMVFMP, encoded by the coding sequence TTGAAACTTAGAGAACGCTTAAAACTTACATTCTTATTCAAAAAACAGCCCCTATACAAGTGCATGCGAGTAGGACTTAATGATAAGTGGGATAATCAAAAACTAGAGAATAAGTGGGTAATAAGCAGTTATGAAATTTATAATAGTGAGGGTGAGCCACCGAGCCTCCTTATGGCTCAATTACAAGGAGTAGGTTTGGGAACCCCTAAACTCACTGAACCTAATCTTACCACAAATGCACTAAAAAATCAAGAGTCCTATAAAATGGTTTTTATGCCTTAA
- a CDS encoding sulfite exporter TauE/SafE family protein, whose protein sequence is MEESTAFILALVGLFTGITAGFFGIGGGEIVVPSAIFAHFSYSHAVGISLMQMLFSSVVGSIINYKKGLLDLKEGSFAAFGGLMGAILGSFILKIIDDKILMAVFVVVVCYTFIKYAFSNNKKPEHFEEMHFDLHANNKTPDKKRPIPFVSMDRTHGVLMLAGFVTGIFSIPLGMGGGILMVPFLGYFLKYDSKKIVPLGLFFVVFASLSGVISLYNGRVLDNISVQAGVITGIGAFLGVGIGIKLIALANEKVHKILLLLIYALSILATLHKLIMG, encoded by the coding sequence ATGGAAGAATCAACAGCGTTTATTTTGGCTCTTGTGGGGCTATTCACCGGTATTACCGCCGGGTTTTTTGGTATTGGTGGGGGGGAGATTGTCGTCCCTAGCGCGATTTTTGCGCATTTTAGCTATAGCCATGCGGTGGGTATTTCGCTCATGCAAATGCTTTTTTCTTCAGTGGTCGGCTCTATCATCAATTACAAAAAGGGCTTATTGGATTTGAAAGAAGGCTCATTTGCTGCGTTTGGAGGGCTAATGGGGGCGATTTTAGGGAGCTTTATTCTAAAAATCATTGACGATAAGATTTTAATGGCGGTGTTTGTGGTGGTGGTGTGCTACACCTTTATCAAATACGCTTTTTCTAACAACAAGAAACCAGAACATTTTGAAGAAATGCATTTTGATTTGCATGCGAATAACAAAACGCCAGACAAAAAGCGCCCGATCCCTTTTGTGTCTATGGACAGAACGCATGGGGTTTTGATGCTCGCCGGTTTTGTTACCGGCATTTTTTCTATCCCGCTAGGCATGGGTGGGGGGATTTTAATGGTGCCGTTTTTGGGCTATTTTTTGAAATACGATTCTAAAAAAATCGTGCCTTTGGGGCTGTTTTTTGTGGTGTTCGCTTCTTTATCCGGGGTCATTTCTCTTTATAACGGGAGGGTTCTTGATAATATAAGCGTTCAAGCGGGGGTGATTACCGGTATTGGAGCGTTTTTAGGCGTGGGCATTGGCATTAAGCTTATTGCTTTGGCTAATGAAAAGGTGCATAAAATCCTGTTGCTCCTCATTTATGCTTTAAGCATTTTAGCGACTTTGCACAAGCTCATTATGGGGTAA
- a CDS encoding Fic family protein has product MNYKELLEFDDYAMDLTIRMAHHSTAIENNPLSLAETISILTAEYIPREMPQRAFFEVKNYQNMLPFLLENLKKEQKIDSFFVRELHGILMNFLLPNKGTFKTTDNMILGASFETTPSFQVPMAMKEWCDNLHYKMNTLQGEEEKLKAILEQHILFERIHPFSDGNGRVGRALILYSVLEQNLVPFVITKDRKEAYIKALDTHNIESLYQLAKIFQEFELTRIQGQMVLNKNKQENDNTDDLGNNDYLENTNEYTVTPKHRR; this is encoded by the coding sequence ATGAATTACAAAGAACTGCTAGAATTTGATGATTACGCTATGGATCTGACCATTAGAATGGCGCATCATAGCACCGCTATTGAAAACAACCCTTTAAGTCTTGCTGAAACCATAAGTATTTTAACCGCTGAATACATTCCTAGAGAAATGCCCCAAAGGGCATTCTTTGAAGTGAAAAACTATCAAAATATGCTCCCCTTTTTATTAGAAAATTTGAAGAAAGAACAAAAGATTGATAGCTTTTTTGTGAGAGAATTGCATGGAATTTTAATGAATTTTTTACTCCCTAACAAGGGAACTTTCAAAACCACTGATAACATGATTTTAGGGGCTAGTTTTGAAACGACCCCATCATTTCAAGTGCCTATGGCTATGAAAGAGTGGTGCGACAATCTCCATTATAAAATGAATACCTTACAAGGTGAAGAAGAAAAACTAAAAGCTATTTTAGAACAGCATATTCTATTTGAAAGAATACACCCTTTTAGCGATGGCAATGGCAGAGTGGGTAGAGCGCTAATCCTTTATAGCGTTTTAGAGCAAAATTTAGTGCCTTTTGTGATTACCAAAGATCGAAAAGAAGCTTACATCAAAGCGTTGGACACGCACAATATAGAGAGCTTGTATCAACTCGCTAAAATATTCCAAGAATTTGAACTCACTCGCATACAAGGGCAAATGGTGTTGAATAAGAATAAGCAAGAAAATGACAACACCGATGATTTAGGTAATAATGACTACTTAGAAAATACTAACGAATACACCGTTACACCTAAGCATAGGCGATAA
- a CDS encoding SabA family sialic acid-binding adhesin, producing the protein MKIKKSLLLSLSLMASLSRAEDDGFYMSVGYQIGEAAQMVKNTGALQNLADKYDNLSNLLNQYNYLNSLVNLASTPSAITSAIDNLSSSAINLTSATTTSPAYQAVALALNAAVGMWQVIAFGISCGPGPNLGPEHLENGGVRSFSNTPNYSYSTNSGTTTTTCNGASNVGPNGILSSSEYQTLNTAYQTIQTALNQSQGGGMPALNGSKKMVVNINQTFTRNPTTENTYPDGDGNYYSGGFAIPIQLKFNSVNDAENLLQQAATIMQVLTTQNPHVNGGGGAWGFHGKTGSVMDIFGESFNAINEMIKNAQAVLEKTKQLNANENTQITQPENFNPYTSKDKGFAQEMLNRANAQAEILSLAQQVANNFHSIQGPIQQDLEECLAGSAGVINDKTYGSGCAFVKETLNSLEQHATYYGNQVNQEKALAQTILDFKGALNTLNNDQKAINSAISSLPNAKSLQNMTHSTQNPNSPEGLLTYSLDSNKYNQLQATTQELGKNPFRRFGMISSQTNNGAMNGIGVQMGYKQFFGKKRNWGLRYYGFFDYNHAFIKSSFFNSASDVWTYGVGMDALYNFINDKNTNFLGKNNKLSVGLFGGFALAGTSWLNSEFVNLNVVGNIYSAKMNVANFQFLFNLGLRMNLARSKKKDSDHAAQHGVELGVKIPTINTDYYSFMGAELKYRRLYSVYLNYVFAY; encoded by the coding sequence ATGAAAATCAAAAAATCCCTCTTGCTCTCTCTTTCTCTCATGGCTTCATTATCAAGGGCTGAAGATGACGGATTTTATATGAGTGTGGGCTATCAAATCGGTGAAGCGGCTCAAATGGTGAAAAACACAGGAGCGTTGCAAAACCTTGCGGACAAATACGATAACTTAAGCAACCTTTTAAACCAATACAATTACTTAAATTCCTTAGTCAATTTAGCCAGCACGCCCAGCGCGATCACAAGCGCGATTGACAATTTAAGCTCAAGCGCGATCAACCTCACTAGCGCTACCACCACTTCCCCAGCCTATCAAGCCGTGGCTTTAGCGCTCAATGCCGCCGTGGGCATGTGGCAAGTCATAGCCTTTGGTATCAGCTGTGGTCCTGGCCCCAATCTTGGCCCAGAACATTTAGAAAATGGGGGCGTTCGATCGTTTAGTAACACGCCAAACTACAGCTACAGCACTAATAGCGGAACGACCACCACCACTTGCAATGGAGCTAGCAATGTAGGGCCAAATGGTATCCTATCTAGCAGTGAATACCAGACTCTCAATACCGCTTATCAAACTATCCAAACCGCTTTAAACCAAAGTCAAGGAGGTGGGATGCCTGCCTTGAACGGCTCCAAAAAAATGGTAGTCAATATCAACCAAACTTTCACAAGAAACCCTACCACAGAAAACACTTACCCCGATGGAGATGGCAATTATTATTCAGGCGGGTTTGCAATCCCAATCCAGCTAAAGTTTAACAGTGTCAATGACGCTGAAAACCTTTTGCAACAAGCCGCTACTATCATGCAAGTCCTTACCACTCAAAACCCGCATGTGAATGGTGGCGGTGGGGCATGGGGGTTTCACGGTAAGACTGGGAGTGTGATGGATATTTTTGGCGAGAGTTTTAATGCGATTAACGAGATGATTAAAAACGCTCAAGCCGTTTTAGAAAAAACCAAACAGCTTAACGCTAATGAAAACACCCAAATCACGCAACCAGAAAATTTCAACCCCTACACTTCTAAAGACAAAGGGTTTGCTCAAGAAATGCTCAATAGAGCGAACGCTCAAGCAGAAATTTTAAGCTTAGCCCAACAAGTAGCGAACAATTTCCACAGCATTCAAGGGCCTATCCAACAAGATCTAGAAGAATGTTTGGCAGGATCAGCTGGTGTGATTAACGACAAAACTTATGGTTCAGGTTGCGCGTTTGTGAAAGAAACCCTCAATTCTTTAGAGCAACACGCCACTTATTACGGCAACCAGGTCAATCAAGAGAAAGCTTTGGCTCAAACCATTTTGGATTTTAAAGGAGCCCTTAACACTTTAAACAACGACCAAAAAGCGATCAATAGCGCTATCTCTAGCTTGCCTAACGCTAAATCTCTTCAAAACATGACGCATTCCACTCAAAACCCTAATTCCCCAGAAGGTTTGCTCACTTATTCTTTGGATTCAAACAAATACAACCAGCTCCAAGCCACCACGCAAGAATTAGGCAAAAACCCTTTCAGGCGCTTTGGCATGATTAGTTCTCAAACCAATAACGGTGCGATGAACGGGATCGGCGTGCAAATGGGCTACAAACAATTCTTTGGTAAAAAAAGGAATTGGGGGTTAAGGTATTACGGCTTTTTTGACTATAACCATGCGTTCATCAAATCCAGCTTTTTCAACTCCGCTTCTGATGTTTGGACCTATGGGGTGGGAATGGATGCGCTTTATAACTTCATTAACGATAAAAACACCAACTTTTTAGGCAAGAATAACAAGCTCTCCGTGGGGCTTTTTGGTGGCTTTGCATTAGCCGGGACTTCGTGGCTTAATTCTGAATTTGTGAATTTGAATGTGGTGGGTAATATCTATAGCGCTAAGATGAATGTGGCGAATTTCCAATTTTTATTCAATTTAGGCTTGAGAATGAATCTCGCCAGGTCTAAGAAAAAAGACAGCGATCATGCCGCACAGCATGGCGTGGAATTAGGCGTGAAAATCCCTACCATTAACACGGATTATTATTCTTTCATGGGCGCTGAACTCAAATACAGAAGGCTCTATAGCGTGTATTTGAATTATGTGTTTGCTTATTAA
- a CDS encoding SulP family inorganic anion transporter produces MFEKIQKEWLSNIQKDLLSGFVVGLSVIPETAGFAIMVGLDVGVAFYTTFYMAFVLSFFGARKAMISAAAGSVALILVGVVKNYGLEYAGVATLMAGVLQILLGYLKIGNLLRFIPQSVMYGFVNALGILLLMEQFKFLQNQNVGVFILLVIGILIIYLFPLITKKIPSNLVCILIVSAIALIFDTHAPNLGSIEQGISGFHPIIIPKNLDFKILIELLPYALSLALVGTIESLLTAKTLDMILKDGVSDKNKETKAQGLGNIISGLLGGMTGCALVGQSIINAKSGAKTRLSTFFAGFSLMVLVLVFNEYVVKIPIVAVVAVMVMISFTTFNFQSIINIKKIKPYDTLNMLLVVAVVLYTHNLAIGVVVGVLVNALWIKSKGIA; encoded by the coding sequence ATGTTTGAAAAGATACAAAAAGAATGGTTGAGTAACATTCAAAAAGATTTGTTGTCTGGTTTTGTGGTGGGGCTTTCTGTGATCCCAGAGACGGCCGGCTTTGCGATCATGGTGGGTTTAGATGTGGGCGTGGCGTTTTATACGACCTTTTACATGGCTTTTGTTTTGTCTTTTTTTGGGGCTAGAAAGGCGATGATTAGCGCAGCGGCCGGCTCAGTAGCGCTCATTTTAGTGGGCGTGGTTAAAAACTATGGGCTTGAATACGCGGGCGTGGCGACTCTTATGGCAGGGGTGTTGCAAATTCTTTTAGGCTATTTGAAAATAGGGAATCTTTTGAGGTTTATCCCCCAATCAGTGATGTATGGCTTTGTGAACGCGCTAGGCATTTTGCTTTTAATGGAGCAATTCAAATTCCTTCAAAACCAAAATGTAGGGGTGTTTATCTTGCTTGTTATTGGGATATTGATCATTTACCTCTTCCCCTTAATCACTAAAAAAATCCCCTCTAATCTGGTTTGTATCCTTATAGTGAGCGCGATTGCTTTAATTTTTGATACGCATGCACCGAATTTAGGGAGCATTGAGCAAGGGATTTCAGGCTTTCATCCCATCATTATCCCAAAAAATTTGGATTTTAAAATTTTGATAGAGTTGTTGCCTTACGCTCTTTCTTTAGCGCTAGTAGGCACGATAGAAAGTTTATTGACCGCCAAAACTTTAGACATGATTTTAAAAGACGGCGTGAGCGATAAAAATAAAGAAACTAAAGCGCAAGGCTTGGGGAATATCATATCAGGGCTTTTGGGGGGAATGACAGGGTGCGCTTTAGTGGGGCAGTCTATCATCAACGCAAAATCCGGGGCCAAAACAAGGCTTTCTACTTTTTTTGCCGGCTTTTCTTTAATGGTGCTAGTGCTAGTGTTTAATGAATATGTGGTTAAGATCCCCATCGTGGCGGTTGTGGCGGTGATGGTGATGATTTCTTTCACCACTTTTAATTTCCAATCCATTATTAACATTAAAAAAATCAAGCCCTATGACACGCTGAACATGCTCTTAGTCGTGGCGGTGGTTTTATACACGCATAATTTAGCGATAGGGGTTGTGGTGGGGGTGTTAGTCAATGCGTTATGGATCAAATCAAAAGGGATTGCGTGA
- a CDS encoding tyrosine-type recombinase/integrase, whose amino-acid sequence MLNNKLTKSQRELFDNLKVFLYTKVKNFTPIQDVNDMALILNTQNKVLKCNNVEQLRQLCHILYNQGIKHTIMMQGLFLFFEYFRDNLKLRSFRMLSEEQVINFLFELAQNRKPSSMAKYVMYLRQFFDYLDRKKHYNFDFALKNLAFAKTKESLPRHLNYKDLKSFLKTLLEYKPTTSFEKRNKCVLLIVILGGLRKCEVLNIELKHIQVEEQNYSILIQGKGRKERKAYIKKSLLEPSLNAWLSDDYRLKYFNGAYLFKKDKQKSQNSLTLYNFIPLIFKLAQIKHYKQYGTGLHLFRHSFATLIYQETQDLVLTSRALGHSSLLSTKIYIHTTQEHNKKVALVFDSLIDNKK is encoded by the coding sequence ATGCTAAATAACAAACTCACCAAATCTCAAAGAGAACTTTTTGATAATCTCAAAGTCTTTTTATACACTAAGGTTAAAAATTTCACACCTATTCAAGATGTGAATGATATGGCTTTGATATTAAATACGCAAAACAAAGTTTTAAAATGCAATAATGTTGAGCAATTAAGACAACTCTGTCATATTCTTTATAATCAAGGTATCAAACACACCATAATGATGCAAGGCTTGTTTTTATTCTTTGAATACTTTAGAGACAATCTGAAACTAAGAAGTTTTAGAATGCTTAGTGAAGAGCAAGTCATTAACTTTCTTTTTGAACTCGCTCAAAATAGAAAACCAAGCTCTATGGCCAAGTATGTGATGTATTTAAGGCAATTCTTTGATTACTTGGATAGAAAAAAGCATTATAACTTTGACTTTGCTCTTAAAAACCTAGCCTTTGCTAAGACCAAAGAAAGCTTACCCAGACATTTAAACTACAAGGATTTAAAGAGTTTTTTAAAAACACTTTTAGAATATAAGCCAACCACTAGCTTTGAAAAGCGCAATAAGTGTGTTTTACTCATTGTAATACTGGGAGGGCTTAGAAAATGCGAAGTGTTAAACATAGAGTTAAAACACATTCAAGTAGAAGAACAAAACTACTCTATTTTAATTCAAGGTAAAGGTAGGAAAGAAAGAAAAGCTTATATCAAAAAGAGTTTGTTAGAACCAAGCTTGAATGCTTGGCTTAGTGATGATTACAGATTAAAATATTTCAATGGAGCATATCTCTTTAAAAAGGATAAGCAAAAATCACAAAATTCTTTAACTCTTTATAATTTTATCCCCTTAATCTTTAAATTAGCCCAAATCAAACATTACAAACAATATGGCACAGGCTTACATCTATTTAGGCATAGTTTTGCTACGCTTATCTATCAAGAGACCCAAGACTTAGTTTTAACTTCAAGAGCTTTAGGGCATAGCTCATTACTCTCTACTAAGATTTATATCCATACCACACAAGAGCATAACAAGAAAGTAGCTCTTGTATTTGATAGTTTGATAGATAATAAGAAGTAA
- the hopA gene encoding Hop family outer membrane protein HopA, translated as MKKTILLSLMASSLLAEDDGVFMSVGYQIGEAAQMVKNTGEIQKVSNAYDNLNNLLTRYNELKQTASNTDSSTAQAIDNLKESANRLKTTPNSANQAVSSALSSAVAMWQVIASNLANNSLPTNEYEKINTISQSLQNTLENKNNNLTIDNDYEQLLTQASTIISTLQSQCPGIDGGNGKPWGINASGNACNIFGNTFNAINSMINSAKKAAAQSRRTDPESPNQPNAFTNADFNKNLNQVSSVINNTISYLKGDNLATIYNTIQKTPGSKGFQSLVSRSSHSYSLNETQYSEFQTTTKEFGHNPFRSVGLINSQSNNGAMNGVGVQLGYKQFFGKNKFFGIRYYAFFDYNHAYIKSNFFNSASNVFTYGAGSDLLLNFINGGSNQNRKISFGIFGGIALAGTTWLNSQFVNLKTTTSIYSAKINNTNFQFLFNTGLRLQGIHHGVELGVKIPTINTNYYSFMGAKLAYRRLYSVYFNYVLAY; from the coding sequence ATGAAAAAAACGATTTTACTTTCTCTTATGGCGTCATCGCTCCTTGCTGAAGATGACGGCGTTTTTATGAGCGTGGGCTATCAAATCGGCGAAGCCGCTCAAATGGTGAAAAACACCGGCGAAATCCAAAAAGTCTCCAACGCTTACGACAATTTGAACAATCTTTTAACCCGCTATAACGAGCTCAAACAAACGGCCTCTAACACCGATTCAAGCACCGCTCAAGCGATTGACAATCTAAAAGAGAGCGCTAACAGATTAAAAACGACCCCTAATAGCGCCAATCAAGCCGTGTCTTCAGCGCTCAGCTCTGCGGTAGCCATGTGGCAAGTGATAGCCTCTAATTTAGCCAATAACTCGCTACCCACTAATGAATACGAAAAAATCAATACGATTTCTCAATCGCTCCAAAATACCCTAGAGAATAAAAACAATAATCTCACCATTGATAATGACTATGAACAGCTTTTAACTCAAGCTAGCACCATTATTAGCACCCTTCAAAGCCAATGCCCAGGAATAGACGGAGGCAATGGCAAACCATGGGGCATTAATGCAAGCGGGAACGCATGCAATATTTTTGGCAACACATTTAACGCCATAAACAGCATGATAAATAGTGCTAAAAAAGCCGCCGCACAATCCCGAAGAACTGACCCAGAAAGTCCAAACCAACCAAACGCATTTACCAACGCTGATTTCAATAAAAACCTTAATCAAGTATCAAGCGTTATTAACAATACGATCTCTTACCTCAAAGGGGACAATTTAGCAACCATCTATAACACCATTCAAAAAACGCCCGGTTCTAAAGGGTTTCAAAGTTTGGTGAGCCGATCTAGCCATAGTTATTCTCTCAACGAAACACAATATTCTGAATTCCAAACTACCACCAAAGAGTTTGGCCATAACCCTTTTAGAAGCGTGGGATTGATTAACTCTCAAAGCAATAACGGGGCGATGAATGGCGTGGGCGTGCAATTAGGCTATAAGCAATTCTTTGGGAAAAATAAATTTTTTGGGATCCGGTATTATGCCTTTTTTGATTACAACCATGCCTATATCAAATCCAACTTTTTTAACTCCGCTTCTAATGTTTTCACTTATGGCGCAGGCAGTGATCTTTTATTGAATTTCATCAATGGCGGATCCAATCAAAACCGCAAAATCTCTTTTGGCATTTTTGGAGGCATCGCTCTAGCAGGCACAACATGGCTTAATTCGCAATTTGTGAATTTAAAAACCACCACTAGCATCTACAGCGCTAAAATCAACAACACCAATTTCCAATTCTTATTCAATACCGGTTTAAGGCTTCAAGGGATTCACCATGGCGTTGAATTGGGCGTGAAAATCCCCACCATCAACACGAATTACTATTCTTTCATGGGCGCTAAATTAGCATACCGAAGACTTTATAGCGTGTATTTCAATTATGTTTTGGCTTATTGA